The Halichoerus grypus chromosome 15, mHalGry1.hap1.1, whole genome shotgun sequence genome includes a window with the following:
- the CCL17 gene encoding C-C motif chemokine 17, translating to MTPLKMLLLVALLLGASLQVTQAARGTNVGRECCLEYFKGAIPLKRLKMWYKTSRECPKEAIVLVTVHDKSICSDPKDKRVQKAVRYLKSMRDAGLQES from the exons ATGACCCCCCTGAAGATGCTGCTCCTGGTCGCACTCCTCCTGGGGGCTTCTCTGCAGGTCACGCAAGCAG CGCGAGGGACCAATGTGGGCCGGGAGTGCTGCCTAGAGTACTTCAAAGGAGCCATTCCTCTCAAAAGGCTGAAAATGTGGTACAAGACCTCAAGGGAGTGTCCCAAGGAAGCCATCGT GCTTGTAACTGTCCACGACAAGTCCATCTGTTCGGACCCCAAGGACAAGAGGGTGCAGAAGGCAGtcagatatttaaaaagcatGCGGGACGCTGGGCTCCAAGAATCCTGA